The Halosimplex litoreum genome has a window encoding:
- a CDS encoding GMP synthase subunit A, with product MTRIDVIDNHGQFTHLEQRALRDMGVDVEIVDNETPPEGIDADGLVLSGGPSIDRIGNCPDYLDLDIPVLGICLGHQVIATELGGEVGEGDYGGYADVTVDVLDDADPLIGSLAPSTRVWASHADEVVRVPDGFARTAESDVCGVEAMSDTDRDLYGVQWHPEVAHTERGEEVFENFLAICE from the coding sequence ATCGACGTGATCGACAACCACGGCCAGTTCACACACCTGGAGCAGCGCGCGCTCCGGGACATGGGCGTGGACGTGGAGATCGTGGACAACGAGACGCCGCCAGAGGGGATCGACGCCGACGGCCTCGTCCTCTCGGGCGGCCCCTCGATCGACCGTATCGGCAACTGCCCCGACTACCTCGACCTCGATATCCCGGTGTTGGGCATCTGCCTGGGCCACCAGGTCATCGCGACGGAGCTCGGCGGCGAGGTCGGCGAGGGCGACTACGGTGGTTACGCCGACGTGACCGTCGACGTGCTCGACGACGCCGACCCCCTGATCGGGTCGCTCGCACCGAGCACGCGCGTCTGGGCCAGCCACGCCGACGAGGTCGTCCGCGTCCCCGACGGCTTCGCCCGCACCGCCGAGAGCGACGTCTGCGGCGTCGAGGCGATGAGCGACACCGACCGCGATCTGTACGGCGTCCAGTGGCACCCCGAGGTCGCCCACACCGAACGCGGCGAAGAGGTCTTCGAGAACTTCCTCGCGATCTGCGAGTGA
- a CDS encoding DUF2070 family protein: protein MTTTQGNLASLSRFVFRAPSWYSSIGFALLIAAVAGVAAFDSRFVFEDAWEGLFYIGVPTVAASVFTPYVDRKLGGQLSRNQASLLALACELITIAVLTAAAFVAFVTPLGQEFVVDALLVALASIFALRLFVIMAVSRQRLPVASAAASIQTVSAALLLFVYSGTMRYMEFGGGPIARAFLFRPDEAPARIAEMQYVDPGKFGLLALICVVYAACVWLFLTVIDQPWKRSLGVSVLDFVRGFIGHVAEGSRELEAFFEDIGEDAIVPVSVLSVRRSGGGEKARFVLPMLHPGPMGDIGGGNLPRRIAEQADGLAFPPHATAGHDFNLVTEREVETVIGTAETAYRRIEYDATATESVRVEQGEATLTGQAFGDSAFLASTFAPGFADDVEYAVGLSAVAEARTGDLSEVMLADAHNCNNGLAGEDLGHVVPGSQRSFDMIDGAGEVGSRLAAATRKPFECGVAWDETDWEPEEGIGPLGIRVAVFSVDGQQTAYVFVDGNNMVPGLRDRIVDAVDAVDRVEVLTTDTHVVNTMEAENQVGDVLPEAEVVSAIEDLVDEAKADLEPVEAGMETESAEVTVFGNDRTEMLASTANAAVSMGAPLAGAIITAALSMSAFIFLVARL, encoded by the coding sequence ATGACGACAACTCAGGGCAATCTCGCGAGCCTGTCGCGGTTCGTCTTCCGCGCGCCCAGCTGGTACTCCAGCATCGGCTTCGCCCTGCTCATCGCGGCGGTGGCCGGCGTCGCGGCGTTCGACTCCCGGTTCGTCTTCGAGGACGCCTGGGAGGGGCTGTTCTACATCGGCGTCCCGACCGTCGCGGCGAGCGTGTTCACGCCGTACGTCGACCGCAAACTCGGCGGCCAGCTCTCGCGCAACCAGGCGTCGCTACTGGCGCTTGCCTGCGAGCTCATCACGATCGCCGTGTTGACCGCCGCGGCGTTCGTCGCGTTCGTGACGCCGCTGGGCCAGGAGTTCGTCGTCGACGCCCTGCTGGTCGCGCTGGCGTCGATCTTCGCCCTGCGGCTGTTCGTCATCATGGCCGTCTCGCGCCAGCGACTCCCCGTCGCGTCCGCCGCCGCCAGCATCCAGACCGTCTCCGCAGCGCTGTTGCTGTTCGTCTACAGCGGCACGATGCGGTACATGGAGTTCGGCGGCGGGCCGATCGCCCGCGCGTTCCTCTTTCGCCCCGACGAGGCGCCCGCGCGCATCGCCGAGATGCAGTACGTCGACCCCGGCAAGTTCGGCCTGCTCGCGCTCATCTGCGTCGTCTACGCCGCCTGCGTCTGGCTCTTCCTCACCGTCATCGACCAGCCCTGGAAGCGCAGTCTCGGCGTCAGCGTCCTCGACTTCGTTCGCGGGTTCATCGGTCACGTCGCCGAGGGGAGCCGCGAACTGGAGGCGTTCTTCGAGGACATCGGCGAGGACGCCATCGTGCCCGTCTCCGTGCTCTCGGTCCGCCGGTCGGGGGGCGGCGAGAAGGCGCGGTTCGTCCTCCCGATGCTCCACCCCGGCCCGATGGGCGACATCGGCGGCGGCAACCTCCCCCGGCGGATCGCCGAGCAGGCCGACGGGCTGGCGTTCCCGCCCCACGCGACCGCCGGCCACGACTTCAACCTCGTCACCGAGCGCGAGGTCGAGACCGTCATCGGCACGGCCGAGACCGCCTACCGGCGCATCGAGTACGACGCGACGGCGACTGAGTCCGTGCGAGTCGAACAGGGCGAGGCCACCCTGACCGGCCAGGCCTTCGGCGACAGCGCCTTCCTCGCGTCGACGTTCGCGCCGGGGTTCGCCGACGACGTGGAGTACGCCGTCGGCCTCTCGGCGGTCGCCGAGGCCCGCACCGGCGACCTGTCGGAGGTGATGCTCGCCGACGCTCACAACTGTAACAACGGCCTGGCCGGCGAGGACCTCGGCCACGTGGTCCCCGGCAGCCAGCGCTCGTTCGACATGATCGACGGCGCCGGCGAGGTCGGCTCCCGGCTCGCCGCCGCGACGCGCAAGCCATTCGAGTGCGGCGTCGCCTGGGACGAGACCGACTGGGAGCCCGAGGAGGGGATCGGCCCGCTGGGCATCCGCGTCGCCGTCTTCTCGGTCGACGGCCAGCAGACCGCCTACGTCTTCGTCGACGGCAACAACATGGTCCCCGGCCTGCGCGATCGGATCGTCGACGCCGTCGACGCCGTCGACCGCGTCGAAGTGCTCACCACCGACACCCACGTCGTCAACACGATGGAGGCCGAAAATCAGGTCGGCGACGTCCTCCCCGAGGCGGAGGTCGTCTCGGCCATCGAGGACCTGGTCGACGAAGCGAAGGCCGACCTCGAACCCGTCGAGGCTGGTATGGAGACCGAGAGCGCCGAGGTGACCGTCTTCGGGAACGACCGCACGGAGATGCTCGCCTCGACGGCCAACGCCGCCGTCTCGATGGGCGCGCCGCTGGCCGGCGCCATCATCACCGCCGCGCTGTCGATGTCGGCGTTCATCTTCCTCGTCGCGCGGCTCTGA